The SAR202 cluster bacterium genome segment CGACGTCAACATCACTGTGCTGGAGGGCCCGCAGGTCACCGTGGACATGCTGGCCGCCATGGCGAGCACGGTGCCTTTCCTGGCAGACAAGCGCCTCGTCATCGTTCAAGGTTTGCTGTCGCGCTTCGAGCGCAAGGGGGCCAAGGGCAAAGACGCAGCCGAGGCGGAGAATGCGCCGGATATTGGCCAGTGGAAGGCCCTGTCCGAGCTGCTGCCCAGACTCCCACCTACCACAGACGTGGTCTTCGTGGACGGGAAGCTGGCCGCGACCAACCCTCTACTCAAGGTTGTCCGACCACTCGCGACGGTGAAGACATTCTCCCCGCCGGGGCCGGCCGAGCTGCGCCAGTGGATCAAGACACGCGCCTGGGAGCTCAGGGCCGAGATCGAGCCTCGCGCCATCGAGACGCTCGCCGAATCGGTGGGGCCGGACCTCCGGGCGATGTCCACCGAGATGGACAAGCTTGCGCTCTACTGCGCGGACCGCCCCATCCGCCAGGAAGATGTGGAGGCGATGGTGGCCGGGGCCCACACGGGAAACATATTCAAAGCAGTGGACGGTATGTTTGAGGGCAGGGTAGACGAGGCGGTAAACAACGTTCATCACCTGCTCGAAGGCGGTCAGTCCGCACATCAAATTCTCAGCATGGTCGCGCGGCAGGTGCGCCTGCTCATCGTGGCCAAGGACATAAGGCCGCTAAACCTTTCGCAAGAAGAGCAGTCGCAGCGGCTCGGGGTCACTGGCTACCCGCTACGGAAGACGATGGAGCAGCAGGAGCGCTTCAGCGCCGAGCGCCTCGCGGAGATCCACCGCGCGCTGGTAGAGGCGGACCTGGCGATGAAGAGCACGGGAGTAGACGAGGAGCTCGTCCTGGACGTCCTGATCGCCGAGGTAG includes the following:
- the holA gene encoding DNA polymerase III subunit delta, with translation MARVKHLVHLLYGEDSYSIEAAVRDLKESVGAPDVRDVNITVLEGPQVTVDMLAAMASTVPFLADKRLVIVQGLLSRFERKGAKGKDAAEAENAPDIGQWKALSELLPRLPPTTDVVFVDGKLAATNPLLKVVRPLATVKTFSPPGPAELRQWIKTRAWELRAEIEPRAIETLAESVGPDLRAMSTEMDKLALYCADRPIRQEDVEAMVAGAHTGNIFKAVDGMFEGRVDEAVNNVHHLLEGGQSAHQILSMVARQVRLLIVAKDIRPLNLSQEEQSQRLGVTGYPLRKTMEQQERFSAERLAEIHRALVEADLAMKSTGVDEELVLDVLIAEVASRPSGGATPRGQGGYPAYRR